From Drosophila yakuba strain Tai18E2 chromosome 2L, Prin_Dyak_Tai18E2_2.1, whole genome shotgun sequence, one genomic window encodes:
- the LOC122319504 gene encoding uncharacterized protein LOC122319504: MYWQIWVDPKHTPFQRILFRNNRGDFELKTVTFGVNCAPFLAIRVLQQLAADVELRHPKASNIIRNFMYVDDVLAGADSTEEAQLMVQELRDALKSAGFPLRKWTSNQKEVLAAIQSNHLLNTDFLEIDAESTAKTLGIRWKASSDEFFFVPPDLAIETSFKKRQVLFQIAKLFDCSIPNVVN; encoded by the coding sequence atgtattggCAGATCTGGGTAGATCCGAAACACACTCCATTCCAGCGAATACTTTTCCGTAACAATAGAGGGgatttcgaattgaaaacagtaacctttggagtcaattgcgcgcctttcctggccatccgagtactgcagcagctagcagctgacGTAGAACTCAGGCATCCAAAAGCTAGCAATATCATTCGAAATTTCATGTATGTGGATGATGTTCTAGCCGGAGCGGACTCCACGGAAGAAGCTCAGCTCATGGTGCAAGAGCTCCGAGACGCTCTGAAGTCCGCCGGATTTCCATTGAGAAAATGGACCTCCaaccaaaaggaagttttagcggccattcagagcaaccatctattaaatactgattttctcgagatcgatgcagaaagcactgccaaaacactcggtattcgctggaaggcatcctccgacgaattcttcttcgtccCGCCAGATTTGGCTATTGAAACGTCCTTTAAAAAACGCCAAGTCCTGttccaaattgccaaattgttcgACTGTAGTATTCCAAACGTGGTGAATTGA